From the genome of Gracilibacillus salitolerans, one region includes:
- the pflA gene encoding pyruvate formate-lyase-activating protein — MIGRIHSVETCGTVDGPGLRYVIFMQGCLLRCQYCHNPDTWRRGDGKNITVEELVEDIQSYLPFFQASGGGVTVSGGEPLLQVDFLTALFTELKKLGVHTTIDSCGGCFSTSPYFLEKLDKLIQVTDLVLLDLKHIDLVKHQVLTGMSNQHILRFAQHLDQRRMPVWIRHVLVPTISDDDDALKRLAAFIQTLSNVEKIEVLPYHKLGIYKWKELGLDYPLEGIEPPSQERVINAEKILHLALQTEKFLHSS, encoded by the coding sequence ATGATTGGAAGAATTCACTCTGTTGAAACTTGTGGTACGGTAGATGGACCTGGTTTGCGGTATGTCATATTTATGCAAGGCTGTTTGTTAAGATGTCAGTATTGCCACAACCCAGATACTTGGAGAAGAGGAGATGGAAAAAACATAACCGTAGAAGAATTAGTAGAAGATATTCAATCATACTTGCCTTTCTTTCAAGCCTCAGGGGGAGGAGTTACGGTTAGTGGTGGCGAACCATTGTTACAGGTGGACTTTTTGACAGCTCTTTTTACTGAATTAAAGAAACTTGGAGTCCATACAACCATTGATAGTTGTGGAGGATGTTTTTCCACTTCACCATACTTTCTTGAAAAGCTCGATAAGTTAATTCAAGTAACTGATCTAGTACTATTAGATTTAAAACATATTGATTTGGTAAAACATCAAGTATTAACAGGTATGTCCAATCAGCATATTTTGCGATTCGCACAACACCTTGATCAACGAAGAATGCCTGTTTGGATCAGGCATGTGTTAGTTCCAACGATAAGTGATGATGATGATGCACTTAAAAGATTGGCAGCATTTATCCAGACTCTGTCCAATGTCGAAAAAATTGAAGTGTTACCCTATCATAAACTCGGCATATACAAATGGAAAGAGCTTGGTTTGGATTATCCACTAGAAGGAATAGAGCCACCATCACAAGAGCGGGTGATCAATGCAGAAAAAATATTACATCTAGCTTTACAAACAGAAAAATTTCTCCATTCCAGTTAA
- a CDS encoding organic hydroperoxide resistance protein produces MSNKLFTSKATAQGGRDGHVKSDDGLIDLNLVNPAGDGDGTGSNPEQLFAAGYSACYDGALNLMASKQKKDIESSITSEVSLLKDEADGGFKIGVVLNVEIKGVSQEEAEELAKQAHDFCPYSKATRGNIDVELKTKAV; encoded by the coding sequence GTGAGTAACAAATTATTTACATCCAAAGCAACTGCACAAGGTGGCCGTGACGGTCATGTCAAATCAGATGACGGTTTAATTGATTTAAACCTGGTAAATCCAGCGGGTGATGGTGATGGAACAGGCTCTAATCCAGAACAATTATTTGCTGCAGGTTATTCTGCATGCTATGACGGTGCTTTGAACTTAATGGCATCCAAACAAAAGAAAGATATTGAATCTTCTATTACGTCAGAAGTGAGCTTATTAAAAGATGAAGCTGACGGAGGATTTAAAATCGGAGTGGTACTTAACGTGGAAATTAAAGGCGTATCACAAGAAGAAGCAGAAGAACTAGCAAAACAAGCACATGACTTTTGCCCATACTCCAAAGCAACTAGAGGCAATATTGATGTAGAATTAAAAACAAAAGCTGTTTAA
- a CDS encoding CynX/NimT family MFS transporter — protein sequence MKTKSHVTKKHYTLLFIIGIILLAFNLRPAITSVGPIIGIIREDLSISNWSAGFLTSLPLIAFAFMSPIAPRIANRTSNERALLYGLITLLIGIWIRSTTSILLLFVGTILIGIGIAVINVILPSLIKSNFPEKIGLMTGVYTTSMSIFAALASGLSVPLTTTSGLGWKWSLASWSILTIIGITVWLVTMNKGPLKEDRELYEPSTVQLLRSPVAWQVTLFMGLQSFLFYVTISWLAEILISNGFSGAVAGWYVAYMQFISLPATFFTPVIAGKLKNQQPVVAVFGLSGLIGYSILYFEPDIIGSTIAITLIGIMLGASISLALALLGLRTSNSRQAAELSGMSQSFGYLLASVGPIVIGLIFDITNHWQPSIMTILVVTLIMTGFGLGASRNKKVL from the coding sequence ATGAAAACAAAATCACATGTAACAAAAAAGCATTATACGCTCCTTTTTATTATTGGTATTATTCTTTTAGCCTTTAATTTAAGACCTGCGATTACCTCTGTCGGTCCCATTATTGGAATTATCCGGGAAGATTTATCGATCAGCAATTGGAGTGCAGGCTTTTTAACCAGTCTACCTCTAATTGCCTTTGCTTTTATGTCACCTATTGCACCTCGGATTGCCAATCGAACCAGTAATGAAAGAGCATTGCTTTATGGTCTTATCACATTATTAATTGGTATTTGGATTCGTTCTACAACATCCATTTTATTATTATTTGTCGGTACTATACTGATTGGGATCGGGATTGCTGTCATTAATGTTATTTTACCTAGTCTCATTAAAAGTAATTTCCCGGAGAAAATCGGTTTAATGACGGGCGTTTACACAACGTCTATGTCTATTTTTGCAGCTTTGGCCTCTGGTTTAAGTGTGCCACTTACAACAACTTCTGGACTCGGTTGGAAATGGTCATTAGCCAGTTGGAGCATATTAACAATTATTGGTATTACTGTGTGGCTAGTTACAATGAATAAAGGACCACTTAAAGAAGATCGTGAGTTGTATGAACCGAGCACGGTCCAATTATTGCGTTCACCGGTTGCCTGGCAAGTCACCTTATTTATGGGATTACAGTCTTTTTTATTTTATGTAACGATCTCATGGTTAGCTGAAATATTGATTTCCAATGGGTTTTCAGGGGCAGTTGCTGGATGGTATGTAGCATATATGCAATTCATCAGTCTTCCTGCTACTTTCTTCACACCTGTTATTGCAGGTAAATTGAAAAACCAACAGCCTGTCGTGGCAGTATTTGGTTTGTCCGGACTTATCGGGTATAGCATATTATATTTTGAGCCTGATATTATCGGATCCACAATAGCGATTACGTTAATTGGGATTATGTTAGGGGCAAGCATAAGTTTAGCATTAGCCTTACTTGGCTTAAGAACCTCTAACTCGAGGCAAGCTGCAGAATTATCAGGTATGTCACAATCTTTTGGTTACCTGTTAGCATCGGTTGGGCCAATAGTCATCGGGCTTATTTTTGACATTACAAACCATTGGCAACCTTCTATTATGACTATATTAGTTGTTACATTGATCATGACTGGTTTCGGTTTAGGGGCCAGTAGAAATAAGAAAGTCTTATAA
- the lepB gene encoding signal peptidase I yields MENKVIKELLSWLKALLVAIIIVLLCRHFLITPSVVKGESMMPNLEDGDRIILSKISNIDRFDEIAFEAPDSNDNYVKRVVGFPGDTIEMRDDNLYINGELYEESYLDDYKSALSEGQKLTNDFTLKELTGKESVPDGKIFVLGDNRRVSKDSRQFGFVDEESVIGDVKMRIWPIGSIGIIN; encoded by the coding sequence ATGGAGAATAAGGTTATTAAAGAATTACTATCATGGTTGAAGGCATTGTTGGTTGCTATTATTATCGTACTTTTGTGTCGGCACTTTTTGATTACACCTTCCGTTGTGAAAGGTGAATCGATGATGCCAAATTTAGAAGATGGGGATCGGATTATTTTGAGTAAAATAAGTAATATAGATCGCTTTGATGAAATTGCCTTCGAAGCCCCAGATTCGAACGATAATTATGTGAAGAGAGTGGTAGGCTTTCCTGGTGATACGATCGAAATGAGAGATGATAATCTGTATATTAATGGAGAGCTCTATGAAGAATCGTATCTTGATGACTACAAATCAGCTCTTTCTGAAGGGCAAAAGCTGACAAATGATTTTACACTTAAAGAATTAACAGGTAAAGAAAGTGTTCCTGACGGCAAAATATTTGTATTAGGTGATAATCGAAGAGTGAGTAAAGATAGCCGTCAATTTGGTTTTGTTGACGAAGAATCTGTCATTGGAGATGTCAAAATGCGTATCTGGCCGATTGGTTCAATTGGGATTATTAACTAG
- the tenA gene encoding thiaminase II, with the protein MTFSQELRVAADDIYQGIFEHPFVVGIGEGSLHKEAIIHYVKADFEYLNAFMNIYGIAIAKSSTREDMTYFYEKIGFILNSEIHPHHNLCRVAGVGYDELQGYPLPPTADHYVAHMKSVAQQGSSGELIAALLPCPWTYLEIGHYLKDKYQPAENHPFYEWITFYAKEDTATVTTELCERLDQWAQQVGEAEKQKAKLAFIKSCQLEYLFWEMAYNVEEWPFSLDGMGE; encoded by the coding sequence ATGACATTTAGTCAAGAATTGCGTGTAGCGGCAGATGATATTTATCAAGGTATTTTTGAACATCCTTTTGTAGTTGGAATTGGAGAAGGGAGTCTACACAAAGAAGCGATCATTCATTATGTAAAAGCAGATTTTGAGTATCTCAATGCGTTTATGAACATTTATGGTATTGCAATTGCGAAAAGTAGTACAAGAGAAGATATGACGTATTTCTATGAAAAAATCGGTTTTATCTTAAATAGTGAAATCCATCCTCATCATAACTTATGTCGTGTAGCTGGAGTTGGCTATGATGAATTACAAGGATATCCTTTGCCACCGACAGCTGATCACTATGTAGCACATATGAAAAGTGTAGCACAGCAGGGAAGTAGTGGTGAATTAATTGCGGCATTGTTACCTTGTCCATGGACTTATTTGGAAATTGGACATTATTTAAAAGATAAATATCAACCGGCAGAGAACCATCCTTTTTATGAATGGATTACGTTTTACGCGAAAGAAGATACAGCAACCGTTACAACGGAACTATGTGAGCGTTTAGATCAATGGGCACAACAAGTCGGAGAAGCGGAAAAACAAAAAGCAAAGCTAGCCTTTATCAAAAGCTGTCAGTTGGAGTATTTATTCTGGGAGATGGCTTATAATGTCGAAGAATGGCCGTTTTCGTTAGATGGAATGGGGGAATAG
- the thiD gene encoding bifunctional hydroxymethylpyrimidine kinase/phosphomethylpyrimidine kinase produces MDKVASALTIAGTDPSGGAGIQADLKVFQEQQVYGMSVITSVVAQNTLGVQDVQHLSIDFIEKQLDAVLTDIQPQAIKTGMIATVDMMKLIANKLTNSDIPYVIDPVMVAKSGDSLMDETSRQVIRNTLIPLATVVTPNIPEAEILVGFEIHHNQDAEKAAKVIVDDLGAKAAVVKGGHLEGEAVDVLYDGVDLHYLKVDRFDTKHTHGTGCTFSAAITAELAKGKSVKDAVVIGKDFITDAIQYPLELGNGHGPTNHWGYRLKGLPGQREANK; encoded by the coding sequence ATGGATAAGGTGGCATCAGCACTCACGATAGCTGGGACAGATCCTTCAGGTGGTGCCGGTATTCAGGCAGATTTAAAAGTGTTTCAAGAGCAACAAGTTTATGGTATGAGTGTGATTACCTCTGTAGTAGCGCAAAATACACTTGGTGTCCAAGATGTACAGCATTTGAGTATTGATTTTATTGAAAAACAATTAGATGCCGTTTTAACAGATATTCAACCACAAGCAATCAAGACAGGAATGATCGCTACTGTCGATATGATGAAATTAATAGCTAATAAACTAACAAATTCAGATATTCCTTATGTTATTGATCCGGTAATGGTGGCGAAAAGCGGGGATTCCTTAATGGATGAAACATCAAGACAAGTTATTCGTAATACCTTGATTCCTCTTGCTACCGTTGTCACACCAAATATACCAGAGGCTGAAATTTTGGTAGGATTCGAGATTCACCATAATCAAGATGCAGAAAAAGCAGCGAAAGTTATTGTCGATGACCTTGGTGCGAAGGCTGCTGTTGTCAAAGGTGGTCATTTAGAAGGAGAAGCAGTCGATGTTTTATATGATGGTGTAGATCTCCACTATTTAAAAGTAGACCGTTTTGATACGAAGCATACGCATGGAACAGGCTGTACCTTCTCTGCAGCCATTACAGCTGAATTGGCAAAAGGTAAGTCAGTAAAAGACGCTGTAGTAATTGGTAAGGACTTTATTACAGATGCTATCCAATATCCACTTGAGTTAGGTAATGGACATGGTCCGACTAATCATTGGGGCTACAGGCTAAAAGGTTTACCCGGGCAAAGGGAGGCAAACAAGTGA
- the thiM gene encoding hydroxyethylthiazole kinase: MNHLIDEVRKQQPLIHNITNQVVMNFTANGLYAVGAAPVMAHAKEEVEEMAQIASALLLNIGTLTKEQVDAMVLAGKAANQAGVPVVLDPVGVGATTFRTDSAKRILQEVNVTCIRGNAGEIANLAGVGAQVRGVEGSSDIDVQQLASLAFDTLQVPLAITGEKDVVIDKNEQVIISNGHPLLTKVTGAGCLLSAVIAAFLSVSDKVTDAISGALSYYGVAAENAAEKHQYPGSFQIAFLDQLFAVDGAEVNKKKRITRSS, from the coding sequence GTGAATCACTTAATTGATGAAGTACGAAAGCAGCAACCACTAATTCATAACATTACAAACCAAGTAGTCATGAACTTTACAGCAAATGGTTTATATGCTGTCGGTGCAGCACCCGTGATGGCTCATGCCAAAGAAGAAGTAGAAGAAATGGCGCAGATTGCGAGTGCTCTTCTGTTGAATATTGGAACACTAACAAAAGAACAAGTTGATGCAATGGTTTTGGCGGGTAAAGCTGCTAATCAAGCAGGAGTACCTGTAGTGTTAGACCCGGTTGGTGTAGGTGCCACTACATTTCGTACAGATTCCGCTAAACGTATCTTACAGGAAGTGAACGTAACATGTATTAGAGGAAATGCAGGGGAAATTGCCAATTTAGCTGGAGTAGGCGCTCAAGTTCGTGGTGTCGAAGGTTCAAGTGATATCGATGTCCAACAATTAGCAAGCCTAGCTTTTGACACATTACAAGTGCCACTTGCTATTACAGGAGAAAAAGACGTGGTTATCGATAAGAATGAGCAAGTTATTATCTCCAATGGTCATCCGCTTCTGACAAAAGTTACTGGTGCAGGATGTTTACTATCGGCCGTCATTGCCGCTTTCTTATCTGTAAGTGACAAGGTGACAGACGCAATAAGTGGTGCGCTTAGCTATTATGGTGTGGCAGCGGAAAATGCAGCAGAAAAGCATCAATATCCAGGTAGTTTTCAAATAGCTTTCCTGGATCAACTTTTTGCAGTAGATGGAGCAGAAGTCAACAAGAAAAAACGAATAACTAGGAGTTCCTAA
- the thiE gene encoding thiamine phosphate synthase, translating to MKRDLLQVYFILGSNNTEEDPLYVLEEALKGGITLFQFREKGRGALEGVAKKQLAIQMKELCHQYRVPFLVNDDVPLALGVEADGVHVGQDDMSIHEVRKMVPSNWLVGVSSTNAEEAIQAKKDGADYIGVGPINSTNTKTDAKQPIGAEGLQEIRERVGDLPIVAIGGIRLGHVIRLVQSGADGVSVISAISQSVNPRTTAGAFLKHANYYSREQ from the coding sequence ATGAAACGTGATTTATTGCAAGTCTATTTTATTCTCGGAAGTAATAATACAGAAGAAGATCCTTTATATGTCTTGGAAGAAGCATTGAAGGGTGGTATTACGCTTTTTCAGTTCCGTGAAAAAGGTCGCGGTGCACTCGAAGGAGTGGCTAAAAAACAATTAGCCATTCAGATGAAAGAGCTATGTCATCAATATCGCGTCCCCTTTTTGGTGAATGATGATGTTCCATTAGCGCTAGGGGTAGAGGCTGATGGTGTGCATGTAGGGCAAGACGATATGTCGATACACGAAGTAAGAAAAATGGTCCCCAGCAATTGGTTAGTTGGTGTGTCATCGACTAATGCAGAGGAAGCCATTCAGGCAAAGAAAGACGGTGCAGACTATATAGGGGTTGGTCCTATTAATAGCACCAATACAAAAACGGATGCGAAACAACCGATTGGAGCTGAAGGTTTACAAGAAATAAGAGAAAGAGTGGGTGACCTGCCGATTGTGGCGATTGGCGGTATCCGGTTAGGACACGTGATTCGACTGGTGCAATCTGGTGCTGATGGAGTCTCTGTCATATCAGCCATTAGCCAATCGGTAAACCCGCGGACAACAGCAGGAGCTTTTTTAAAACATGCAAATTATTATTCACGGGAGCAATGA
- a CDS encoding type 1 glutamine amidotransferase domain-containing protein: MRLENKKVIALVDEDFEDLELWYPVLRLREEGATVHLVGKEANQKYIGKYGVPAESEYSFSDITAEDYDGILVPGGWAPDKLRRFPEVLEMVRYMDQAKKPIGQICHAGWVLISAGILRGKKVTSTPGIKDDMTNAGSLWSDEPVVTDGHLISSRRPPDLPPYVKAYADFLANQ; encoded by the coding sequence GTGCGTCTTGAAAATAAAAAAGTAATAGCTTTAGTGGACGAAGATTTTGAAGATCTGGAACTATGGTACCCTGTTTTACGTTTGCGTGAAGAGGGTGCAACGGTACATCTGGTGGGGAAAGAAGCCAATCAAAAATATATCGGGAAGTATGGTGTTCCAGCAGAATCTGAATATAGTTTTTCCGATATTACCGCAGAAGATTATGATGGTATCTTAGTGCCTGGTGGATGGGCGCCGGATAAACTAAGAAGGTTCCCAGAAGTATTAGAAATGGTCCGTTATATGGATCAAGCGAAAAAGCCTATCGGCCAAATTTGCCATGCAGGATGGGTACTGATATCTGCTGGTATTTTACGTGGCAAAAAAGTAACCAGTACTCCAGGAATAAAAGATGACATGACAAATGCAGGTAGTTTATGGAGTGATGAACCAGTCGTAACAGATGGACATCTCATTTCCAGCCGTCGCCCACCAGATTTACCTCCATATGTGAAAGCATATGCGGACTTTTTAGCGAATCAGTAA
- a CDS encoding DUF456 domain-containing protein yields the protein MDILWWILIIVCFVLAFAGIIFPIIPSVLVIWIGFFIYQFALAAENIGWIFWVAMAVLTLLLISSDIIANSYFVKKFGGSKTGERMAAVGVIVGSFIIPPFGIIIVPFLLVIVTEMIQKKTSQEAFKAALGSLIGFLSGTFAKIIIQLIMIIWFFIVI from the coding sequence ATGGATATTTTATGGTGGATATTGATAATCGTATGTTTTGTATTGGCGTTTGCGGGAATTATTTTCCCGATCATTCCGTCAGTATTGGTGATTTGGATTGGTTTTTTTATTTATCAATTTGCCCTCGCGGCTGAGAATATTGGCTGGATCTTCTGGGTGGCAATGGCTGTTTTGACCTTGCTGTTGATATCTTCTGATATTATTGCAAATAGCTATTTTGTGAAGAAATTTGGTGGCAGTAAAACAGGAGAGCGGATGGCAGCTGTTGGGGTGATTGTTGGTTCATTTATTATCCCACCATTCGGTATTATTATTGTTCCGTTTTTATTAGTGATCGTAACGGAAATGATTCAGAAAAAAACATCACAAGAAGCATTTAAGGCAGCGCTAGGATCCTTGATTGGATTTCTAAGCGGAACCTTCGCGAAAATTATAATTCAGTTGATCATGATCATCTGGTTTTTTATCGTTATTTAA
- the thiD gene encoding bifunctional hydroxymethylpyrimidine kinase/phosphomethylpyrimidine kinase — protein sequence MKRVLTIAGAAAQGSAGIQADLKTFQERDVYGMSVITATVANNTKTDQGIFIREIEEIEAQFYAATEMVGVDAIKTGMLFSAQIIEKISHLLEDLLVPYKVIDPVMIGKMGSQLLADDAIEVLKEQLIPQATVITPNRLEAEKLLGREIPSELNALKEATRELYGLKPQSVLLKAGKVEDRAVDIYYDGKAFEVFEMPLIDTIHTSGAGCTFAACLTAELAKNVPMTDAIETSKQFVHAAIEHALSFGKGIGSVRHGASRQK from the coding sequence ATGAAGCGAGTATTAACAATTGCTGGAGCTGCTGCACAAGGAAGTGCTGGTATTCAAGCGGACTTAAAGACATTCCAAGAACGGGATGTATACGGTATGTCAGTAATTACAGCAACAGTGGCCAATAATACCAAAACAGATCAAGGGATTTTTATTCGGGAGATAGAAGAGATTGAAGCACAGTTTTATGCTGCAACAGAGATGGTTGGTGTGGATGCTATTAAAACGGGTATGCTTTTTTCTGCTCAAATTATTGAAAAAATAAGTCATTTGCTTGAAGATCTCCTTGTACCATATAAAGTAATAGATCCAGTGATGATCGGTAAAATGGGATCACAACTGCTAGCAGATGACGCGATAGAAGTATTAAAGGAACAGTTAATTCCACAAGCGACAGTGATTACACCAAATCGATTAGAAGCAGAAAAATTATTAGGTCGAGAAATTCCGTCTGAGTTGAATGCTCTAAAAGAAGCGACAAGGGAGTTATATGGCCTCAAACCTCAATCAGTTTTATTAAAGGCAGGAAAAGTAGAGGATCGAGCAGTTGATATTTATTATGATGGTAAGGCATTTGAAGTATTCGAAATGCCTTTGATTGATACGATACATACCAGTGGAGCTGGATGTACATTTGCTGCTTGTCTAACTGCTGAATTGGCGAAAAATGTACCGATGACAGATGCTATTGAGACAAGTAAACAGTTTGTACATGCCGCTATTGAACACGCGTTGTCCTTTGGAAAAGGTATAGGTTCGGTTAGACATGGTGCGTCTAGACAAAAATAA
- a CDS encoding ABC transporter ATP-binding protein, whose translation MTTSMELQDVHKSIGNKQIIKGLNFTIKKGEVFGFLGPNGAGKTTTIRMMVGLMKITSGDIKINGISIKSNFKEAIRHVGAIVENPEMYPFMSGWKNLKHYARMIPGITDERINEVIKLVGLEKAVNEKVGKYSLGMRQRMGIAQALLHKPSILILDEPTNGLDPSGIREIRSYIRNMAEKEQVSVIVSSHLLSEIELMCDRIGIIKNGELITVEEVQDTNTENDLVTVKLDVDDNEKAKSILQDQLELETKIVQERVVANLPKSTVPQLVRKLVEEDIAIYEVAVERSRLEDKFFELIGENTIA comes from the coding sequence ATGACTACATCAATGGAATTGCAAGATGTACATAAATCAATAGGAAATAAACAAATAATCAAAGGATTGAATTTTACGATTAAAAAAGGGGAAGTGTTCGGTTTTTTAGGGCCTAATGGAGCCGGTAAAACAACTACTATTCGCATGATGGTAGGTTTAATGAAAATTACATCAGGTGATATCAAGATAAATGGAATAAGTATAAAAAGTAACTTTAAAGAAGCGATTCGGCATGTAGGAGCAATTGTGGAAAATCCGGAAATGTACCCGTTTATGTCTGGATGGAAAAATCTTAAACACTATGCTCGCATGATACCAGGGATTACTGATGAAAGAATAAATGAAGTGATTAAATTAGTAGGTTTAGAAAAAGCTGTTAATGAGAAGGTTGGTAAATATTCATTAGGTATGAGGCAGAGAATGGGGATCGCCCAAGCATTACTACACAAACCTTCCATTTTAATCTTAGATGAGCCAACTAATGGTTTGGATCCATCTGGTATACGCGAAATAAGAAGTTACATAAGAAATATGGCAGAAAAAGAGCAGGTATCGGTTATTGTATCCAGTCACTTATTATCTGAAATAGAATTAATGTGCGATCGAATTGGTATTATTAAGAATGGCGAATTAATTACGGTAGAAGAAGTCCAGGATACTAATACAGAGAATGACCTTGTTACTGTGAAGCTAGACGTGGATGATAATGAAAAAGCGAAGTCTATTCTCCAAGATCAACTTGAACTTGAAACCAAAATAGTCCAAGAGCGTGTGGTGGCAAATCTTCCAAAAAGTACAGTACCGCAATTGGTGAGAAAATTAGTGGAGGAAGATATAGCAATCTATGAAGTAGCAGTAGAACGTAGCAGATTGGAAGATAAATTTTTTGAGTTGATTGGAGAGAATACCATTGCTTAA
- a CDS encoding ABC transporter permease, with amino-acid sequence MLNFISLLKNEQLKLYSRFATWSMFIILAGILLVGALIVFVFGEEDEQTYGDNWKEQLTQENEELLEVNEEMEFLGFDSEIAINEYHIENDVKPLPYDAWQFTLENAGLSMIISLFTIIVAAGIISNEYRWGTIKLLLIRPISRTKILFSKFVSVLLFSVTMLVFLFIISLVIGAIFFGINGWNPDLVQMGADGIEEISIFAEIFTQYGLNMVNLVMMATFAFMISTLFRSSAMAIGLAIFLMFTGNTIIGFVAEYDWAKYILFANTNLNQYIGNGSPIIDSMTLGFSITILVIYFVLFLLVSWLSFTKRDIAGN; translated from the coding sequence TTGCTTAACTTTATATCATTATTGAAAAATGAACAACTGAAGCTTTATTCGCGTTTCGCTACTTGGTCCATGTTTATCATTTTGGCTGGCATTCTGCTTGTGGGAGCTCTCATTGTATTTGTTTTTGGAGAAGAAGACGAACAAACATATGGAGATAACTGGAAGGAACAGCTCACTCAAGAAAATGAAGAATTACTTGAAGTAAATGAGGAAATGGAATTTTTAGGTTTTGATTCTGAAATAGCAATAAATGAATATCATATAGAGAATGATGTCAAGCCTCTTCCATATGATGCGTGGCAATTTACGCTTGAGAACGCTGGGCTGTCCATGATCATTAGTTTATTTACTATTATTGTAGCAGCAGGCATTATTTCAAATGAATATCGATGGGGCACGATCAAATTATTATTAATTCGACCGATTTCCAGAACTAAAATTTTATTTTCAAAATTTGTATCGGTTTTACTATTTTCTGTGACTATGCTTGTTTTTCTATTTATAATCAGTTTAGTTATAGGTGCTATTTTCTTTGGAATCAATGGTTGGAATCCTGATTTGGTTCAAATGGGAGCAGATGGAATTGAAGAAATCTCTATTTTTGCAGAAATATTTACACAATACGGCTTAAATATGGTAAATTTAGTGATGATGGCAACATTTGCTTTTATGATTTCGACATTGTTTAGAAGTAGTGCGATGGCGATAGGATTAGCCATATTCCTAATGTTTACTGGAAATACCATTATTGGTTTCGTGGCAGAGTACGATTGGGCGAAATATATTTTGTTTGCTAACACCAATTTGAACCAATATATTGGAAATGGAAGTCCAATTATTGATAGCATGACACTAGGGTTTTCGATTACAATCTTAGTCATTTACTTTGTATTGTTTTTGCTCGTTTCATGGCTATCATTTACAAAGCGTGATATTGCAGGTAATTAA
- a CDS encoding DUF4064 domain-containing protein — MKRTVEVVLSIIGAFVYSLGALFGGLFRMLDGENEMMQDLLREDPQLTESDIADVQMLLDGVGSVGTMLIVGSIIAIVAGIVAMIFFKGNSKPKAASIILLVVGVVTTIITFGLAIFAGIFYIIAGIMGLVRKPKQEINMEQY, encoded by the coding sequence ATGAAAAGAACAGTAGAGGTAGTTTTATCGATTATCGGAGCATTTGTATATTCACTGGGAGCTTTATTTGGTGGCTTGTTCCGCATGTTGGATGGAGAAAATGAAATGATGCAAGACCTACTTAGAGAAGATCCACAACTTACTGAAAGTGACATAGCAGATGTTCAAATGCTACTGGATGGAGTCGGTTCGGTTGGTACAATGTTGATTGTAGGTTCGATCATTGCTATTGTAGCTGGTATTGTTGCGATGATTTTCTTTAAAGGAAACAGTAAACCAAAAGCTGCAAGTATCATTTTACTCGTAGTTGGCGTTGTAACAACAATCATTACATTTGGTCTTGCGATATTTGCAGGAATCTTCTATATAATAGCCGGTATCATGGGACTTGTCCGTAAACCTAAGCAAGAAATCAATATGGAGCAATATTAA